One genomic segment of Gemmatimonadota bacterium includes these proteins:
- a CDS encoding PLP-dependent aminotransferase family protein, with translation MDWRDVYADRMELIGDTAVIELLKLAERPDVLSFAGGLPDDATFPMEAMKEVAVQVFENHGSMSLQYGPTAGYTALREWIAGRMGPVEGVTATVDDIIVTTGGIEAMDLIAKMLLNPGDVIVVEAPTYLTAFSVFRCYDVDFVAVDIDDEGMRVDLLEAQLSELERQGKRAKLIYTMPTFQNPGGVTMPLERRRRLVELADRYNIPILEDHAYAELYFEHAPPPSLKALNPDGVLFVSTFSKIFGPGIRLGWIAAPPPVIAQLCQAKLGSDQCSSTLGQRIVYEYGRQGLMDSQIALSRALYQAKRDVTLDALAEHAPPGLAWTRPDGGFYVWLTAPEGIDSTAMLAWAVEHEKVAYVAGPSFYTDGRGANQFRLCYSFLDQSLIGEGISRVCRSVSHHIERRHRDRIGV, from the coding sequence ATGGACTGGCGGGATGTATACGCGGACCGCATGGAACTCATTGGAGATACCGCGGTCATCGAGCTGCTCAAGCTGGCGGAACGGCCGGACGTGCTTTCCTTTGCCGGCGGCTTGCCGGACGACGCCACGTTCCCCATGGAGGCGATGAAGGAAGTCGCCGTCCAGGTCTTCGAGAATCACGGCAGCATGTCGCTGCAATACGGTCCGACGGCGGGTTACACGGCCCTGAGGGAGTGGATCGCCGGCCGCATGGGACCCGTCGAAGGCGTGACCGCCACCGTGGACGACATTATCGTCACTACCGGCGGCATCGAGGCCATGGACCTCATCGCCAAGATGCTGCTCAACCCCGGTGACGTCATCGTCGTGGAAGCCCCCACCTACCTGACCGCGTTTTCGGTCTTCCGGTGCTACGACGTGGATTTCGTCGCGGTGGATATCGATGACGAAGGCATGCGCGTGGACCTCCTGGAAGCGCAATTGAGTGAGCTGGAACGCCAGGGCAAGCGGGCAAAGCTGATTTACACCATGCCGACGTTTCAGAACCCGGGCGGCGTGACCATGCCCCTGGAACGGCGACGCAGGCTGGTCGAACTCGCCGACCGGTACAACATCCCCATCCTGGAGGACCACGCCTACGCGGAGCTGTACTTCGAACACGCGCCCCCGCCTTCGCTCAAGGCGCTGAATCCCGACGGTGTGCTGTTCGTCAGCACCTTCTCCAAGATCTTCGGGCCGGGTATCCGCCTCGGCTGGATCGCCGCGCCGCCGCCCGTCATCGCCCAGTTGTGCCAGGCAAAGCTGGGCAGCGACCAGTGTTCCAGCACCCTCGGGCAGCGCATTGTCTACGAATACGGCCGACAGGGACTGATGGACTCCCAGATCGCGCTGTCCAGAGCGCTTTACCAGGCCAAGCGTGACGTCACGCTGGACGCGCTGGCGGAGCACGCCCCGCCCGGCCTGGCCTGGACCCGACCGGACGGCGGATTCTACGTGTGGTTGACCGCACCCGAAGGGATCGACTCCACGGCGATGCTGGCCTGGGCCGTCGAGCATGAGAAGGTGGCCTACGTGGCCGGCCCCTCGTTCTATACCGACGGCCGCGGCGCGAACCAGTTCCGGCTGTGTTACAGCTTCCTCGACCAGTCGCTCATCGGCGAAGGAATCTCCCGGGTGTGCCGCTCGGTGTCGCATCATATCGAACGACGCCATCGCGACCGCATCGGCGTGTAG
- a CDS encoding ABC transporter ATP-binding protein, whose translation MEGSGRSYVEYRKVSKSYDGKTTVVDGVDLDIRKGEFLTLLGPSGSGKTTCLMMLAGFETPTSGEILVDGRSIHNLPPRKRGIGMVFQNYALFPHMTVGANLAFPLEVRGMDRGQCRERVERALQLVQLVGFEHRRPGQLSGGQQQRVAIARALVFDPDLVLMDEPLGALDRRLREEMQYEIRRIHKTLGVTVVYVTHDQQEAMVMSDRIAVLRDGRVEQVADPETLYEEPQRSFVARFIGENNRLHGKVMGIEGDICEVFVGGEIIEAIRIAPCQVGDDTTLSIRPERVAVSPKAGLYTNELVGMIEDITFLGDYLRLRVTVCHTSDFIIKIPNTVGHGALLAGDKILIGWTPTDCRVLDPDPEGDGE comes from the coding sequence ATGGAAGGATCCGGCCGGTCCTATGTCGAGTACCGCAAGGTTAGCAAAAGCTATGACGGAAAGACCACGGTAGTCGACGGTGTCGACCTGGACATCCGCAAAGGAGAGTTCCTCACCCTCCTGGGACCTTCCGGTTCGGGCAAGACCACCTGCCTCATGATGCTGGCCGGCTTCGAGACGCCCACCTCCGGCGAGATCCTCGTGGACGGTCGCTCCATCCACAACCTGCCGCCCCGCAAGCGCGGCATCGGCATGGTGTTCCAGAACTACGCCCTCTTCCCTCACATGACGGTGGGGGCCAATCTCGCTTTTCCCCTCGAGGTCCGCGGCATGGACCGCGGCCAGTGCCGGGAACGGGTGGAACGGGCCCTGCAACTGGTGCAGCTGGTAGGATTCGAGCACCGACGTCCCGGCCAGCTCTCCGGCGGGCAGCAACAGCGCGTGGCCATCGCCCGCGCCCTGGTATTCGATCCCGATCTGGTCCTCATGGACGAACCCCTCGGCGCGCTGGACCGCCGGCTTCGCGAGGAAATGCAATACGAGATCCGCCGCATCCACAAGACATTGGGCGTCACGGTCGTGTACGTCACCCACGACCAGCAGGAGGCCATGGTCATGTCGGACCGCATCGCCGTGCTACGAGACGGCAGGGTCGAACAGGTGGCCGATCCCGAGACGCTCTACGAGGAACCGCAACGCTCCTTCGTGGCCCGGTTCATCGGGGAGAACAACCGGCTGCACGGCAAGGTGATGGGCATAGAGGGCGATATCTGCGAAGTGTTCGTGGGAGGCGAGATCATCGAGGCGATCCGCATCGCGCCCTGCCAGGTGGGCGACGACACGACGCTCTCGATCCGCCCCGAGCGGGTGGCCGTCTCGCCGAAAGCCGGACTCTACACCAACGAACTGGTGGGCATGATCGAGGACATCACGTTCCTGGGCGACTACCTGCGCCTGCGCGTCACGGTATGCCACACATCGGATTTTATCATCAAGATACCCAACACCGTCGGCCACGGCGCCCTGCTCGCGGGCGACAAGATTCTCATCGGCTGGACGCCGACCGACTGCCGGGTGCTCGACCCCGACCCGGAAGGAGACGGGGAATGA
- a CDS encoding SAM-dependent chlorinase/fluorinase — translation MGFPRERNKTMKRFTSYLLACMVGAFGLYGCGGAEDAAMEEAATEEMAMDVAMINVEVSSISEEFANINTNATSDQLMEAGFAADGWISVTHNEQTLVMPMVTDYGDVAEGAWLARMDEESGTLQIAINGGNAATDIGAAVGDMLHVMAADAPAMDEGEMGEGEMGEGEMGEGEMGEGEMDEGEGGMDDEGAEGGDSDASMGGEEEATTQPAP, via the coding sequence ATGGGATTTCCACGTGAAAGGAACAAAACCATGAAGCGGTTTACATCATACCTGTTGGCCTGTATGGTCGGCGCATTCGGCCTTTACGGCTGCGGCGGGGCCGAAGACGCGGCCATGGAAGAGGCGGCAACCGAAGAGATGGCCATGGACGTTGCCATGATCAACGTCGAGGTCAGCAGCATCAGCGAGGAATTCGCCAACATCAACACGAACGCCACGAGCGATCAGTTGATGGAAGCCGGTTTCGCCGCGGACGGCTGGATTTCGGTGACCCATAACGAACAGACTCTCGTCATGCCCATGGTCACCGATTACGGCGACGTGGCCGAAGGCGCCTGGCTCGCTCGGATGGACGAGGAGTCCGGCACCCTCCAGATCGCCATTAACGGCGGCAACGCCGCGACCGACATCGGTGCCGCGGTGGGCGACATGCTCCACGTCATGGCCGCCGACGCCCCGGCAATGGACGAAGGCGAGATGGGCGAAGGCGAGATGGGCGAAGGCGAAATGGGTGAAGGCGAGATGGGCGAAGGCGAGATGGACGAAGGTGAAGGCGGCATGGACGACGAGGGCGCGGAAGGCGGCGACTCGGATGCGTCCATGGGCGGAGAGGAAGAAGCCACCACGCAGCCTGCCCCGTAA
- a CDS encoding phytanoyl-CoA dioxygenase family protein: MFRLNEEHENRFREDGYLMVERLYDEEEMELLLNVGRHDGEKASLVRAAEDTEGRESKLWLTSDTDREDIYNAICRGRRLVDTLERLMGDEVYLYHYKMMVKEPRVGGAWEWHQDYGYWYHNQALYPDMASCYIAVDRAHRGNGCLQVIRGSHRLGRIEHGRYGTQVGADPKRVELALEHLDHVYCEMSPGTALFFHANVLHRSDPNESDDPRWSLICCYNTRHNPCQDRPGHPSYRPLGKWDDSQIKEVGRRQWAELAATAGPGA; the protein is encoded by the coding sequence ATGTTCCGGCTCAACGAAGAACACGAGAACAGGTTCCGGGAAGACGGCTACCTGATGGTGGAGAGGCTCTACGACGAGGAGGAAATGGAACTCCTCCTCAACGTGGGCCGTCACGACGGGGAGAAGGCCTCGCTCGTCCGCGCCGCCGAGGATACCGAGGGCCGCGAAAGCAAGCTGTGGCTGACCTCGGACACGGACCGGGAGGACATCTACAACGCCATCTGCCGCGGCCGGCGCTTGGTCGATACGCTGGAGCGGCTCATGGGCGACGAGGTCTACCTGTACCACTACAAGATGATGGTCAAGGAACCCCGTGTCGGCGGTGCGTGGGAGTGGCACCAGGACTACGGGTACTGGTACCACAACCAGGCGCTGTATCCCGACATGGCCAGTTGCTACATCGCGGTGGACCGGGCCCACCGGGGCAACGGCTGCCTCCAGGTCATCCGGGGTTCGCACCGCCTGGGCCGGATCGAACACGGCCGTTACGGCACCCAGGTGGGGGCCGACCCGAAGCGGGTGGAACTCGCGCTGGAACACCTGGACCACGTGTATTGTGAAATGTCGCCCGGCACCGCGTTGTTCTTCCACGCGAACGTGCTGCACCGTTCGGACCCGAACGAGAGCGACGACCCGAGGTGGAGCCTCATCTGCTGCTACAACACCCGGCACAACCCCTGCCAGGACCGTCCCGGTCACCCGTCCTACCGACCCCTGGGCAAGTGGGACGACAGCCAGATCAAGGAGGTGGGACGCAGGCAGTGGGCGGAACTCGCCGCCACCGCCGGACCTGGCGCCTGA
- a CDS encoding ABC transporter permease, with translation MSEIPVKKTDRPRPSSRSGPRSGPRLDPRLRAAMLVLPLLVFVGVTFLAPLANMLVRSVYDPVVADALPETLEWLRAWDGQHLPDEAVYETLARELLAAREDRTLGQVATRVNRVQSGLRSAFTRTARRLRNVDEGPWSEALTGIHAAWGEPGTWRALREAGDRYTSRHYLNALDLQRDPDGSIAFQPEDRQIYLFLLWRTLLVSLGVTVLCLLIGYPVARLIAHATPRRANLLLILVLVPFWTSLLVRTTSWIVLLQNQGVLNDMLVFLGVIGDEGRLAMIYNMTGTFVAMTHVLLPFMVLPLYSVMSAIPRVQTSAAESLGATPWQSFWRVYWPQTLPGVGAGCLLVFILAIGYYITPALVGGSTGQLISNMIAFHMQSSLNWSLAAALGGILLVCVAGLYVLYDRLVGIERMRLG, from the coding sequence ATGAGCGAGATCCCCGTGAAAAAGACCGACCGCCCCAGGCCCTCCTCCCGGTCAGGCCCCCGGTCCGGTCCGCGGCTCGACCCCCGGCTGCGCGCGGCAATGCTGGTGCTGCCGCTACTAGTCTTCGTCGGTGTGACCTTTCTCGCGCCCCTGGCGAACATGCTGGTCCGAAGCGTCTACGATCCGGTGGTCGCCGACGCCCTCCCCGAGACCCTCGAGTGGTTGCGTGCCTGGGACGGCCAGCACCTGCCGGACGAAGCGGTCTACGAAACGCTGGCCCGCGAACTGCTCGCGGCCCGGGAGGACCGCACGCTCGGCCAGGTGGCCACGCGGGTCAACCGGGTGCAGTCCGGACTGCGCAGCGCGTTTACGCGCACCGCCCGGAGGCTGCGGAACGTCGATGAAGGGCCGTGGTCCGAGGCACTGACCGGCATCCACGCGGCCTGGGGAGAGCCCGGAACCTGGCGTGCATTGCGCGAGGCCGGAGACCGGTATACGTCGCGGCACTACCTGAACGCCCTCGATCTGCAACGCGATCCCGATGGATCCATCGCCTTCCAGCCCGAGGACCGGCAGATCTACCTGTTCCTGCTCTGGCGCACCCTCCTCGTGAGCCTGGGCGTCACCGTGCTGTGCCTGCTCATCGGCTATCCCGTCGCGCGGCTGATCGCCCACGCCACTCCCCGGCGCGCCAACCTGCTCCTGATCCTGGTCCTCGTGCCCTTCTGGACCTCGCTCCTCGTGCGCACGACGTCGTGGATCGTGCTCCTGCAGAACCAGGGCGTCCTCAACGACATGCTCGTCTTCCTGGGCGTCATCGGGGACGAAGGCCGGCTGGCCATGATCTACAACATGACCGGTACCTTCGTGGCCATGACCCACGTGCTGCTTCCCTTCATGGTGCTGCCGCTCTACTCGGTCATGAGCGCCATTCCGCGGGTGCAGACGAGCGCGGCGGAGTCCCTGGGCGCGACCCCGTGGCAGTCCTTCTGGCGCGTATACTGGCCGCAGACCCTGCCCGGCGTGGGCGCCGGCTGCCTGCTCGTGTTCATCCTCGCCATCGGGTACTACATCACACCGGCCCTGGTGGGAGGGAGCACGGGGCAGCTCATCTCCAACATGATCGCCTTCCACATGCAGTCGTCGCTGAACTGGAGTCTCGCGGCGGCCCTGGGCGGCATCCTGCTGGTGTGCGTGGCGGGGCTTTACGTGCTCTACGACCGGCTCGTGGGCATCGAACGGATGAGGCTGGGCTGA
- a CDS encoding ABC transporter substrate-binding protein, which produces MTRKIAVGRILLPGLAVLVLLLCGHATAQERTLTLVSWGGAYARACEKGYIERFERETEIDVQIEDYNGGLAQIRAQVDVGNVYWDVVDMELPDMVRGCDEGLLVPIDVDELAPGADGTPAVDDISEDGLTECGPTNLFYSTVVVYNDARIGTSKPASIADFFDLEKFPGRRGMRRSPLANLEFALMADGVAVDEVYATLDTEAGVRRAFRKLDAVKDRIVWWEAGAQPPQMLADGEVVMTTAYNGRIFNAQVLEGQPFVIVWDGQLLDTGGLVIVEGTRNLEAAKEFVRFANTARAMADVGRYISYSPTRLSAMNLISTHAETGVQMNPHMPTSPENVSRALHNDWEWWSDNGEEMNERFSTWLAR; this is translated from the coding sequence ATGACACGAAAGATCGCCGTAGGACGCATCCTGCTTCCGGGCCTGGCTGTACTGGTCCTTTTGCTTTGCGGGCACGCCACCGCGCAGGAGCGGACACTGACGCTTGTGAGCTGGGGCGGCGCATATGCCCGCGCCTGCGAGAAGGGATACATCGAACGTTTCGAGCGGGAAACGGAGATCGACGTTCAAATCGAAGACTACAACGGCGGCCTGGCGCAGATCCGGGCCCAGGTCGACGTGGGCAACGTGTACTGGGACGTCGTCGACATGGAACTTCCCGACATGGTCCGGGGCTGCGACGAAGGCCTCCTCGTACCCATCGATGTCGACGAACTGGCCCCGGGAGCCGACGGGACCCCTGCGGTGGACGACATATCCGAAGACGGCCTCACGGAATGCGGCCCGACCAACCTGTTCTACTCGACGGTCGTCGTCTACAACGACGCGCGGATCGGGACATCGAAACCCGCTTCCATCGCCGATTTCTTCGACCTGGAGAAGTTCCCGGGAAGACGGGGCATGCGCCGCTCCCCGCTGGCGAATCTCGAGTTCGCCCTGATGGCCGACGGCGTCGCGGTGGACGAAGTCTACGCCACGCTGGACACCGAAGCGGGCGTGCGCCGGGCCTTCCGGAAACTGGACGCTGTCAAGGACCGGATCGTCTGGTGGGAAGCCGGCGCCCAGCCGCCCCAGATGCTGGCCGACGGCGAAGTGGTGATGACCACGGCGTATAATGGTCGGATCTTCAACGCCCAGGTCCTGGAGGGACAGCCCTTCGTCATCGTTTGGGACGGGCAGCTCCTGGACACGGGGGGCCTCGTGATCGTGGAGGGCACGCGGAACCTGGAGGCGGCGAAGGAATTCGTCCGCTTCGCCAATACGGCGCGGGCCATGGCGGACGTCGGCCGGTACATCTCCTATAGTCCCACGCGCCTCTCCGCCATGAACCTGATTTCGACCCATGCGGAAACCGGCGTCCAAATGAACCCGCACATGCCGACCAGCCCTGAAAACGTGTCCCGCGCCCTGCACAACGACTGGGAATGGTGGAGCGACAACGGCGAAGAGATGAATGAGCGTTTCAGCACGTGGCTGGCACGATGA